A section of the Anabaena cylindrica PCC 7122 genome encodes:
- a CDS encoding TRAP transporter small permease subunit, whose translation MRNSKRLTIISKLLKFSQFIDSCADKFGWLSNWLVLLTIGIGFFNVVVRYLGRFIGVQLSSNALLELQWYLFSLTFLFGFVYILRHGENVRVDFLYTNMNEKKRALVDFLGTILFLIPFCLIGIWVTFNPVLQSWGRSSDGSWGTWEVSSDANGLPRAPIKTMVPIALLFLLLQSISQAIKYLAVLLGYQQVAEQIRLETSENINIE comes from the coding sequence ATGCGTAACTCAAAAAGATTAACTATCATCAGCAAGCTGTTAAAATTTTCGCAGTTTATTGATAGTTGTGCTGATAAATTTGGATGGTTATCTAATTGGCTAGTATTACTCACAATTGGAATCGGTTTTTTTAATGTTGTAGTCCGTTATCTCGGCCGTTTTATAGGAGTACAATTATCTTCTAATGCCTTATTAGAATTGCAATGGTATCTATTTTCGCTAACTTTCTTATTCGGCTTTGTTTATATTTTACGGCATGGAGAAAATGTGCGGGTTGATTTTCTCTATACTAATATGAATGAGAAAAAACGCGCATTAGTTGATTTTCTGGGAACAATTTTATTTTTAATCCCCTTTTGTCTAATTGGTATTTGGGTGACATTCAATCCTGTTTTACAATCTTGGGGAAGGTCAAGTGATGGCAGTTGGGGAACATGGGAAGTATCTTCTGACGCTAATGGCTTACCCCGCGCACCGATAAAAACTATGGTTCCCATAGCGTTATTATTTCTACTTTTACAGAGTATTTCTCAAGCAATTAAATATCTAGCCGTATTATTAGGCTATCAACAAGTAGCGGAACAAATTAGATTAGAAACTTCAGAAAATATCAATATTGAATAG
- a CDS encoding TRAP transporter substrate-binding protein, whose protein sequence is MKRRAIVNRLSQSAIAATGVAIVAGCQKAQNTAANGQTDTNNLPTIKWQMATSWPLSLETIFGGAQVLAERVKVLTNGKFIIEPRAAGEIAPGLEVLNVVSQGAVQAGHTAAYYYIGKSPTLAFGTSVPFGLNGQQQNAWLYEGGGLAKLQEIYARKFNVIQFPAGNTGTQMGGWFRKEVKTLNDLKGLKMRIPGLGGQVMAKLGVTVQNLPGGEIFQALQTGAIDAAEWVGPYDDEKLGLNKVAKFYYYPGWWEPGPTLEVQINLDEWKKLPSQYQAALETAAHQSNTTMLARYDARNNEALERLLKTGTQVRPYSQEILEAAEKASFALYDEFAAKDADFKAVYEQWKPFRDRMYTWNNLNEGSFSRYAYGKLKAE, encoded by the coding sequence ATGAAACGTCGAGCTATTGTTAACAGATTATCTCAAAGTGCGATCGCAGCTACAGGTGTGGCAATAGTCGCTGGCTGTCAAAAAGCCCAAAATACAGCCGCAAATGGTCAAACTGATACCAATAACCTGCCCACCATTAAATGGCAAATGGCTACAAGTTGGCCATTATCCTTAGAAACCATTTTTGGCGGAGCGCAGGTCTTAGCAGAACGTGTCAAAGTTCTTACCAACGGTAAATTTATTATCGAACCTCGTGCAGCCGGTGAAATAGCCCCTGGATTAGAAGTTCTCAATGTTGTTTCTCAAGGTGCAGTGCAAGCGGGTCATACTGCCGCTTATTACTATATTGGTAAAAGTCCTACCTTAGCTTTTGGTACATCAGTACCTTTTGGACTCAATGGCCAACAACAAAACGCTTGGTTATATGAAGGGGGAGGTTTAGCCAAACTACAGGAAATTTACGCACGTAAATTTAATGTGATTCAGTTTCCTGCGGGAAATACTGGCACACAAATGGGTGGATGGTTTCGCAAAGAAGTCAAAACACTTAATGACCTCAAAGGCTTAAAAATGCGGATTCCCGGCTTAGGGGGTCAAGTTATGGCTAAATTAGGCGTAACAGTGCAGAATCTTCCAGGAGGAGAAATTTTTCAAGCCTTACAAACAGGTGCAATAGATGCCGCTGAATGGGTAGGACCTTATGATGATGAAAAATTAGGTTTAAATAAAGTTGCTAAATTTTACTATTACCCAGGTTGGTGGGAACCAGGCCCAACTCTGGAAGTACAAATTAATTTAGATGAATGGAAAAAGCTACCATCTCAATACCAAGCAGCTTTAGAAACAGCTGCACATCAGTCGAATACAACAATGTTAGCTCGTTATGATGCCCGCAATAATGAGGCATTAGAAAGACTATTAAAAACTGGAACTCAAGTTCGTCCTTATAGTCAAGAAATTTTGGAAGCAGCGGAAAAAGCATCTTTTGCTTTATATGATGAATTTGCTGCTAAAGATGCTGATTTTAAAGCTGTTTATGAACAGTGGAAACCCTTTAGAGATCGGATGTATACGTGGAATAATCTGAATGAGGGGAGTTTTAGCCGTTATGCTTACGGGAAGCTGAAAGCAGAGTAA
- a CDS encoding formylglycine-generating enzyme family protein, protein MTDNRTIQFTFALDDPELDDDRREKIARQLLPELRNLDEVVKADRTENFNPEAGSKGFATLVGVLTAEVSIKNIKGFLSFLSDRLGDKPIEISVKVGDKEVSIKAKSRQELLESEKIAKDLLEAEKNKSGYQLKTFQFETVQINPNGTEIKSVTQSAKYFAEDLGNDVFLEMVYIPGGTFIMGSPESEEGRSSSESPQHQVTVPPFFMGKYPVTQKQWRLVATLPKVNIDLEPDPSSFKSDNLPIECVSCDDAQEFCARLSKKTNKVYRLPSESEWEYACRGGTTTPFYFGETISTDLANYRGTDWKIWDTVYPANYGQGQKGEFREKTTDVGKLPANPCGLYDMCGNVWEWCEDKWHRDYINAPNDGSSWRASNCHDMTILRGGSWFDLACTCRSAYRNRASAEDWAIFVGLRVVVLSKSL, encoded by the coding sequence ATGACGGATAACCGCACAATTCAATTTACTTTTGCTCTTGATGACCCAGAATTGGATGATGACAGGCGGGAAAAAATAGCACGTCAATTACTGCCAGAATTGCGTAATTTGGATGAAGTAGTCAAAGCAGACCGCACTGAAAATTTTAACCCAGAAGCAGGAAGCAAGGGGTTCGCCACTTTAGTCGGAGTGCTGACAGCGGAAGTCAGTATAAAAAATATTAAAGGGTTTTTAAGCTTTTTGAGCGATCGCCTGGGAGACAAACCCATAGAAATTAGTGTCAAAGTCGGCGATAAAGAAGTCAGTATAAAAGCCAAAAGCCGCCAGGAACTGCTAGAAAGCGAAAAAATAGCAAAAGACCTATTAGAAGCAGAAAAAAATAAATCTGGTTATCAGTTAAAAACTTTCCAGTTTGAAACTGTTCAGATCAATCCAAATGGGACAGAAATTAAAAGCGTTACCCAAAGTGCCAAGTATTTTGCCGAGGACTTAGGAAATGACGTATTTTTAGAAATGGTATATATTCCTGGAGGGACTTTTATTATGGGTTCTCCAGAAAGTGAGGAAGGCCGAAGTTCTTCCGAAAGTCCACAGCATCAAGTTACTGTTCCCCCATTTTTTATGGGTAAATATCCAGTCACTCAAAAACAATGGCGACTTGTAGCTACTTTACCCAAAGTTAATATTGATTTAGAACCTGATCCATCATCCTTTAAAAGTGATAACTTACCAATTGAGTGTGTATCATGCGATGATGCTCAAGAATTTTGTGCTAGACTTTCCAAAAAGACAAATAAAGTCTATCGCTTACCCAGCGAATCTGAATGGGAATATGCTTGTCGTGGGGGAACAACTACACCCTTTTATTTTGGGGAAACGATTTCCACCGATTTAGCAAATTACCGAGGAACTGACTGGAAAATATGGGATACAGTTTATCCTGCTAATTATGGACAGGGACAAAAAGGAGAGTTTCGAGAAAAAACCACAGATGTAGGAAAACTTCCTGCTAACCCCTGTGGTTTATATGATATGTGTGGTAATGTATGGGAGTGGTGCGAAGATAAGTGGCACAGAGATTATATAAATGCTCCTAATGATGGAAGTTCGTGGCGTGCTAGTAACTGTCACGATATGACTATTTTGCGTGGTGGCTCTTGGTTTGACCTCGCCTGCACTTGTCGTTCCGCGTATCGTAACAGGGCTTCGGCTGAAGATTGGGCTATATTTGTAGGGTTGCGTGTAGTCGTATTATCTAAATCTTTGTAG
- the leuS gene encoding leucine--tRNA ligase codes for MESPQKTLYHPAAIEEKWQKTWLELGLDKTPQDQNKPKFYALSMFPYPSGSLHMGHVRNYTITDVIARLKRMQGYRVLHPMGWDAFGLPAENAAIDRGVPPAKWTYQNIAQMRQQLQRLGLSLDWECEVATCSPDYYKWTQWIFLQFLQAGLAYQREAAVNWDPIDQTVLANEQVDNEGRSWRSGAIVERKLLRQWFFKITDYAEELLNDLDKLTGWPERVKLMQANWIGKSTGAYLEFPIVGSEEKIGVYTTRPDTVYGVSYVVLAPEHPLTQIVTTSEQKAAVEAFIKEVSNQSELERTAEDKPKRGIPTGGKVVNPFTGEEVPVWIADYVLYEYGTGAVMGVPAHDVRDFKFAKEQNLAIKVVIVPEVGAEETLKSAYTEAGILVNSGDFNGMNSLEAKKAIIEFAEKQNFGKLRIQYRLRDWLISRQRYWGAPIPVIHCPNCGIVPVPDADLPVQLPEDIELSGRGGSPLAQLESWVNVPCPTCGTPAKRETDTMDTFIDSSWYYLRYADAKNEEKIFDSSKVNDWMPVDQYVGGIEHAILHLLYSRFFTKVLRDRGLFNFDEPFQRLLTQGMVQGLTYMNPNKGGKDKWIPSHLVDANNPVDPQTGEPLQRLYATMSKSKGNGVAPEDVINKYGIDTARMFILFKAPPEKDLEWDEADVEGQFRFLNRVWRLVTDYAAAGVCKQKAELDKLSKVEKDLRRAIHIAIQAITEDVEDEYQFNTAISELMKLSNALTDAKCNNSPIYAEGIQTLVILLAPFAPHIGDELWQLLGNKNSVHTQTWPSFDPAALIADEITLVIQIMGKTRGSIQVPSQADKAELEKYARESEVAQRYIEGKEIKKVIVVPGKLVNFVLG; via the coding sequence GTGGAGTCCCCCCAGAAAACGTTATACCACCCAGCCGCAATTGAGGAAAAATGGCAAAAAACATGGTTAGAACTTGGCTTAGATAAAACACCTCAAGATCAAAACAAGCCAAAATTTTACGCGCTTTCCATGTTCCCTTACCCATCCGGTAGCTTACACATGGGACACGTCCGTAACTATACAATTACAGATGTAATTGCCCGCCTCAAACGGATGCAAGGGTATCGGGTATTACATCCAATGGGTTGGGATGCTTTTGGATTACCCGCAGAAAACGCCGCCATTGATAGAGGTGTACCCCCTGCTAAATGGACATATCAAAATATTGCCCAAATGCGGCAACAATTACAGCGTCTGGGTTTATCCTTAGATTGGGAATGTGAAGTTGCTACCTGTTCTCCAGATTATTACAAATGGACGCAATGGATTTTTCTACAATTTTTACAAGCTGGTTTAGCTTACCAAAGAGAAGCCGCAGTTAACTGGGACCCCATTGACCAAACCGTATTAGCCAATGAACAAGTTGATAACGAAGGACGTTCTTGGCGCAGTGGTGCGATAGTTGAACGTAAATTATTGCGTCAATGGTTTTTCAAAATTACTGATTACGCCGAAGAATTATTAAATGACTTAGATAAACTCACCGGTTGGCCAGAACGAGTCAAATTAATGCAAGCCAACTGGATAGGAAAATCCACCGGTGCATATTTAGAATTTCCTATTGTTGGTTCAGAGGAGAAAATCGGCGTTTACACCACCCGTCCCGACACCGTTTATGGTGTTAGCTACGTCGTATTAGCCCCAGAACACCCTTTAACTCAAATTGTCACCACTTCAGAACAAAAAGCAGCAGTAGAAGCCTTTATTAAAGAAGTCAGCAACCAAAGCGAGTTAGAACGAACTGCGGAAGATAAACCAAAACGCGGTATTCCTACAGGTGGAAAAGTCGTGAATCCTTTCACCGGCGAAGAAGTACCCGTATGGATTGCAGATTATGTTCTCTATGAATATGGTACAGGTGCGGTCATGGGTGTACCAGCCCATGACGTGCGAGATTTCAAATTTGCCAAAGAACAGAATTTAGCTATCAAAGTTGTAATTGTCCCAGAAGTTGGTGCAGAGGAAACTTTAAAATCAGCTTATACAGAAGCGGGAATTTTAGTTAATTCCGGTGACTTCAACGGGATGAATTCTCTAGAGGCTAAAAAAGCAATTATCGAATTTGCAGAAAAACAAAATTTCGGTAAATTAAGAATACAATATCGCCTCAGAGATTGGTTAATTTCTCGTCAACGTTATTGGGGCGCACCTATCCCTGTTATTCACTGTCCTAATTGTGGGATTGTGCCTGTACCTGATGCAGATTTACCTGTACAATTACCAGAAGATATTGAATTAAGTGGCCGTGGTGGTTCACCTTTAGCACAATTAGAAAGTTGGGTAAATGTGCCTTGTCCAACTTGCGGTACTCCTGCAAAACGGGAAACTGACACAATGGATACTTTTATTGATTCTTCTTGGTATTACTTGCGTTATGCTGACGCGAAGAATGAAGAAAAGATATTTGATTCCAGTAAAGTTAATGATTGGATGCCTGTAGATCAATATGTGGGGGGAATTGAACACGCAATTTTACATTTATTGTATTCCCGGTTCTTCACCAAAGTATTGAGAGATAGAGGTTTATTTAACTTTGATGAACCATTTCAACGTCTATTAACTCAGGGAATGGTACAGGGTTTAACTTATATGAACCCGAATAAAGGTGGTAAGGATAAATGGATTCCTTCTCATTTAGTTGATGCTAATAATCCTGTAGATCCGCAAACTGGAGAACCTTTACAACGTCTCTATGCTACCATGTCCAAATCAAAAGGAAATGGTGTTGCACCGGAAGATGTGATTAATAAATATGGCATTGATACAGCGCGAATGTTCATTTTATTTAAAGCACCTCCTGAAAAAGATTTGGAATGGGATGAGGCTGATGTTGAGGGGCAATTCCGCTTTTTAAATCGGGTTTGGCGCTTAGTTACAGATTATGCTGCTGCGGGAGTTTGTAAGCAAAAAGCTGAACTTGATAAATTAAGTAAAGTTGAAAAAGATTTGCGTCGGGCAATTCATATTGCAATTCAAGCAATTACGGAAGATGTGGAAGATGAATATCAATTCAATACCGCAATTTCGGAATTGATGAAGTTAAGTAATGCGTTGACTGATGCTAAATGTAATAATTCACCAATTTATGCGGAAGGGATTCAAACTTTGGTGATTTTGTTAGCGCCTTTTGCACCACATATTGGTGATGAATTGTGGCAGTTGTTGGGGAACAAAAATTCTGTGCATACCCAAACTTGGCCAAGTTTTGATCCTGCGGCTTTGATAGCTGATGAAATTACTTTGGTAATTCAAATTATGGGTAAAACTCGCGGTTCTATTCAAGTTCCTTCGCAAGCTGATAAAGCGGAGTTGGAAAAATATGCTCGTGAGTCTGAGGTTGCACAACGTTATATTGAAGGGAAGGAAATCAAGAAGGTAATTGTTGTTCCTGGTAAGTTGGTGAATTTCGTTTTGGGTTAG
- a CDS encoding HNH endonuclease yields the protein MNPFYHLVADRAFHRCEYCHAPELVFNFPFELEHIVPTSRGGANVESNLALACRSCNLRKGSRLSEIDPESNTEVRLFNPREDRWEDHFQVNSETGLIIGITPIGRVTVNSLDLNSQSQVIARQLWIRLGLFP from the coding sequence ATGAATCCATTTTATCATCTGGTAGCAGATCGGGCTTTTCATCGCTGTGAATATTGTCATGCACCGGAATTAGTATTTAATTTTCCCTTTGAACTTGAACATATAGTTCCTACTTCTCGTGGAGGTGCTAATGTTGAAAGTAATTTAGCTCTTGCTTGTCGTTCTTGTAATCTGCGAAAAGGATCTCGTCTTAGTGAAATAGATCCTGAATCTAATACAGAAGTTCGTCTTTTTAATCCTAGAGAAGATAGATGGGAAGATCATTTTCAAGTTAATTCTGAAACGGGTTTGATTATAGGTATAACACCTATTGGAAGAGTAACTGTAAACAGTTTAGATTTAAATAGTCAATCACAAGTGATAGCAAGGCAATTATGGATTCGTTTGGGATTATTTCCGTAA
- a CDS encoding AAA family ATPase: MHIQRIQVPDFRALKNVDITFEKEFTPRIFPLGSQNGGGKSTLLQLIFVLLHCSGNPDRVEFIQNLLDGFQVNHESGQRTLAIINIWDGNKTVTLDFFICSQSYILNLLNGEYIESSIVNLFNQDNEIKLMSFYEEKSDKHITLSFICNFQSAQNEALFFQFDGIDIDEVNKFVIELSNKIFLTAHISQIFLLLQPDNRKSLFKTQANNQTNYYQQIKAANSKLPGFFTYDFLSIDILLEAFKKARDEDFKQAVEQRGNYGNNYVKLLDELNNLLSNKKINVQPDLSGINFKIDGDDTELYPEDLSHGELKRLCIYMWLKHNKIEDAIVLMDELEISFHPDWQYQIVRDLEEWGATNQYILATHSYELCNAVTPAHVKELDPKLQARTIQ; encoded by the coding sequence ATGCACATACAAAGAATCCAAGTACCTGATTTTCGAGCTTTAAAAAATGTAGATATTACTTTTGAGAAAGAATTTACTCCTCGTATTTTTCCTCTTGGGAGTCAAAATGGTGGTGGTAAAAGTACATTGTTACAATTGATTTTTGTGCTGTTACACTGTTCAGGTAATCCTGATAGAGTGGAGTTTATACAAAATTTACTTGATGGTTTTCAGGTTAATCATGAATCTGGACAAAGGACATTAGCTATTATTAATATTTGGGATGGCAATAAGACTGTAACACTTGATTTTTTTATTTGTAGTCAATCTTATATTTTAAATTTGTTAAATGGTGAGTATATAGAATCTTCTATTGTTAATTTATTCAATCAAGATAATGAAATTAAATTAATGAGTTTTTATGAAGAAAAATCAGACAAACATATTACTTTATCCTTTATTTGTAATTTCCAATCTGCTCAAAATGAGGCATTATTTTTTCAATTTGATGGAATAGATATAGATGAAGTGAATAAGTTTGTAATTGAATTATCAAATAAAATATTTCTAACTGCTCATATTTCACAAATATTTCTATTGCTACAACCAGATAACAGAAAGTCACTATTTAAAACTCAAGCTAACAATCAAACTAACTATTATCAACAAATTAAAGCAGCTAATTCTAAATTACCCGGATTTTTTACTTATGACTTTCTATCAATAGATATTCTGCTTGAAGCATTCAAAAAAGCACGGGATGAAGATTTTAAACAAGCTGTAGAACAAAGGGGAAATTATGGTAATAATTATGTAAAACTATTAGACGAACTCAACAATCTTTTAAGTAACAAGAAAATTAATGTACAACCTGATTTATCTGGAATTAATTTTAAAATTGATGGTGATGATACAGAACTTTATCCAGAAGATTTAAGTCATGGAGAATTAAAAAGATTATGTATATATATGTGGCTAAAACATAATAAAATAGAAGATGCTATTGTATTAATGGATGAACTTGAAATATCATTTCATCCTGATTGGCAATATCAAATAGTTAGAGATTTAGAAGAATGGGGTGCGACTAATCAATATATTCTTGCAACTCACTCTTATGAATTGTGTAATGCAGTTACACCTGCTCATGTTAAGGAATTAGACCCAAAATTACAAGCAAGAACAATTCAATAA
- a CDS encoding CPBP family intramembrane glutamic endopeptidase, whose product MLMQLTQRRRSLFALLISVPFTSIGAVMSLLIAPGIIGQTILVMCQLWLLFLPVAWLLWVERKPLKISKPTRYDWLIGLALGLLMFGIILATYWFFLRDWINVNDVRNKLQKVGNINQLFFKLGGAYFILINALIEEYFWRWFVYSRCEELVSGRTAVFLAALFFTIHHTIGLAVFTDWRMVLLGSLFVFVAGVVWSECYRRYRSIWSNYFSHLIADLALHIVAWQIFFG is encoded by the coding sequence ATGCTGATGCAGTTAACTCAGCGTCGTCGTTCTTTGTTTGCTTTATTGATTAGTGTGCCATTTACTAGTATTGGTGCAGTCATGTCACTGCTGATTGCTCCTGGAATAATTGGGCAGACTATACTAGTCATGTGTCAGCTTTGGTTGCTTTTTTTGCCTGTTGCTTGGTTATTATGGGTTGAGCGCAAGCCTTTGAAAATCTCTAAACCCACGCGATATGATTGGCTAATTGGATTAGCCCTTGGGTTACTCATGTTTGGGATTATTCTTGCAACTTATTGGTTCTTTTTGAGAGATTGGATCAATGTAAATGATGTGCGAAACAAATTGCAAAAAGTTGGCAATATTAATCAACTATTTTTTAAACTTGGTGGTGCTTATTTCATATTAATTAATGCTCTAATAGAAGAATATTTTTGGCGTTGGTTTGTTTATAGTCGATGTGAGGAATTAGTTTCTGGGAGAACTGCTGTTTTTTTGGCTGCTTTGTTTTTCACAATTCACCATACTATTGGTTTGGCAGTGTTTACTGACTGGCGCATGGTTTTATTAGGAAGTTTATTCGTTTTTGTGGCTGGTGTTGTGTGGTCAGAATGCTATCGGAGATATCGCTCAATTTGGAGTAACTACTTTAGCCATTTAATAGCCGATTTAGCTCTTCATATCGTGGCTTGGCAGATTTTTTTTGGGTAG